A stretch of the Lolium perenne isolate Kyuss_39 chromosome 3, Kyuss_2.0, whole genome shotgun sequence genome encodes the following:
- the LOC139837916 gene encoding uncharacterized protein, whose translation MPDNWNWGLPPYSREQPPELAVTERRTVLYNKVVTSYHKAKIERAGLARELEAVKAEAARIPQLESDLRVARAQCATSEEANRAAAAKLKVADGELKRLRLLEANHLKELAALKKEQEEKLEGLSKRLEEVERQRLSLQQEVTTKSNELSATAKRWLGELSALDRGLAAAFPEAQEEALAAVGRAREDRRQATGEQSSGSFTMDDYRRPSPPAWSRLHKDIGEFCAPAAGCSLERLHPSGPVAG comes from the exons atgccggacaactggAATTGGGGGCTGCCGCCTTACAGCCGGGAGCAGCCGCCTGAACTG gcggttacggagcgacgcaccgtcttgtacaacaaggtggtgactagctaccacaaggccaagatcgagcgagccggcttggctcgcgagctggaggctgtcaagg ctgaggccgcccggatcccgcagcttgagtcggacctccgagttgcccgcgctcaatgcgccacaagtgaggaagcgaaccgggctgctgccgccaagctgaaggtggctgacggggagctgaaacggctgcgccttcttgaggctaaccatctcaaggaacttgccgccctcaagaaggaacaggaggaaaagctggagggtctgagcaagcggttggaggaggtggagcggcaacggctttcgctccagcaagaggtgaccaccaagtccaacgagctgtcggccaccgccaagcggtggttgggggaacttagcgcgctcgaccgcggcttggcgg cggccttccctgaggcgcaggaggaggcgttagcggctgttggcagggcgcgggaggatcgccggcaggccactggggagcagagctccggcagcttcaccatggacgactatcggcgtccatcgccgcccgcatggagccg gctccacaaagACATTGGGGAGTTCTGcgctccagcagccggctgctcgctcgagcggctccacccgtCGGGGCCGGTTGCCGGGTAG